In Carassius auratus strain Wakin unplaced genomic scaffold, ASM336829v1 scaf_tig00001753, whole genome shotgun sequence, a single window of DNA contains:
- the LOC113069588 gene encoding E3 ubiquitin-protein ligase RNF12-B-like: MAASPAPQHKMATSPVPQHKMADSTTESSVQVPPTRRHRGRRTRRRVPTVPQGQEDVPERAAAVQEDIPERTAAVTEVVPDAVPVTEVVSDADAVPEAVPEAEVVPNAVPEAEVVPDAEAVPNAVPEVEVVPDAVLEAETVTDAIPKAEVVLDAEAVADAVPETEVVPDAEAVPDAVPEVEAVPEAVPDAVPETAPEAVTEAVPEAIPDAVSEVAPDALPEAVPETVPETVPEAGGLSGV, encoded by the exons atggccgccagcccagccccacagcacaagatggccaccagcccagtgccacagcacaagatggccgactcaacgacTGAGTCATCAGtccaggtgccaccgactcgccgtCATAGAGGACGGAGGACGAGGAGACGGGTGCCTACCGTTCCTCAAggccag gaggacgttcccgagcgggccgctgccgtccaggaggacattcCCGAGCGGACCGCTGCCGTAACCGaagtggtgcccgatgctgttccggtgaccgaggtggtgtccgatgccgatgcggtgcccgaggctgttcctgaggccgaggtggtgcccaatgctgttccggaggccgaggtggtgcccgatgccgaggcggtacccaatgctgttccagaggtcgaggtggtgcccgatgctgttctggaggccgagacgGTGACCGACGCTATTCCGAAGGCCGAAGTGGTgctcgatgccgaggcggtggccgatgctgttccagagaccgaggtggtgcccgatgccgaggcggtgcccgatgctgttccggaggtcgaggcggtgcccgaggccgttcccgatgcggtgcccgagaccgctcccgaggccgttaccgaggcggtgcctgaggccattcccgatgcagtgTCCGAGGTCGCTCCCGATGCcttgcccgaggcggtgcccgagaccgttccagagacagtgcccgaagccggtggactctccggagtttag